From a region of the Streptomyces sp. B21-083 genome:
- a CDS encoding F0F1 ATP synthase subunit B: MIANLIQLAAEEEQNPLVPPGPELLVGTIAFAIVFFFFWKKLLPNINKVLEERRAAIEGGIEEADAMKVEAQSVLEQYKAQLAEARHEAARLRQEAQEQGATLIAEMRAEGQRQREEIVAAGHSQLDADRKAASSALRQDVGKLATELAGKLVGESLEDHARQSRVIDRFLDGLDETAAKAEATR, from the coding sequence GTGATCGCCAACCTGATTCAGCTGGCGGCCGAGGAAGAGCAGAACCCGCTCGTTCCGCCCGGCCCCGAGCTGCTCGTCGGCACCATCGCCTTCGCCATCGTGTTCTTCTTCTTCTGGAAGAAGCTGCTTCCGAACATCAACAAGGTTCTGGAGGAGCGTCGCGCGGCGATCGAAGGCGGCATCGAAGAGGCCGACGCCATGAAGGTCGAGGCCCAGAGCGTCCTTGAGCAGTACAAGGCACAGCTCGCCGAGGCTCGGCACGAGGCCGCGCGGCTGCGCCAGGAGGCGCAGGAGCAGGGCGCCACGCTCATCGCCGAGATGCGCGCGGAAGGCCAGCGGCAGCGCGAGGAGATCGTCGCCGCCGGTCACTCCCAGCTCGACGCCGACCGCAAGGCCGCCTCGTCCGCGCTCCGTCAGGACGTCGGCAAGCTCGCGACCGAGCTGGCCGGCAAGCTCGTCGGCGAGTCCCTTGAGGACCACGCCCGGCAGAGCCGCGTGATCGACCGCTTCCTCGACGGCCTCGACGAGACCGCCGCGAAGGCCGAGGCGACTCGATGA
- the atpB gene encoding F0F1 ATP synthase subunit A, with translation MADNGCGFPAPGLHSFLFQPIATVGGFEFNKVMLLAIITTLLVITFFTLAFGKAKVVPGKLQMVGEAGYDFVRRGIVYETLGKKEGEKYVPLMVSLFFFIWIMNIWSVIPLAQFPVSSVIAFPMVLAAIVYVVWVSLTFKKHGFVGFFKNVTGYDKSLGAVLPLVMVIEFFSNLIVRPFTHAVRLFANMFAGHLMLVMFTVASWYLLNGAMVPAAGVSFVMTVVMILFELFVQAVQAYVFVLLACSYIQGALAEHH, from the coding sequence ATGGCCGACAACGGCTGCGGCTTCCCGGCACCGGGCCTGCACTCGTTCCTCTTCCAGCCGATCGCCACGGTCGGAGGGTTCGAGTTCAACAAGGTGATGCTGCTCGCGATCATCACCACTCTCTTGGTCATCACCTTCTTCACTCTTGCTTTCGGCAAGGCCAAGGTGGTCCCGGGCAAGCTGCAGATGGTGGGCGAGGCCGGTTACGACTTCGTACGCCGCGGCATCGTCTACGAGACGCTCGGCAAGAAGGAGGGCGAGAAGTACGTCCCCCTGATGGTCTCGCTCTTCTTCTTCATCTGGATCATGAACATCTGGTCCGTGATTCCGCTGGCCCAGTTCCCGGTCTCGTCGGTCATCGCGTTTCCGATGGTGCTGGCCGCCATCGTCTACGTTGTCTGGGTTTCGCTGACCTTCAAGAAGCACGGCTTTGTCGGCTTCTTCAAGAACGTCACCGGCTACGACAAGTCGCTCGGCGCGGTACTGCCGCTCGTGATGGTCATCGAGTTCTTCTCGAACCTGATCGTCCGGCCGTTCACGCACGCGGTGCGACTGTTCGCCAACATGTTCGCCGGTCACCTGATGCTGGTGATGTTCACCGTTGCCTCCTGGTACCTGCTGAACGGTGCGATGGTTCCGGCGGCCGGCGTCTCCTTCGTGATGACCGTCGTCATGATCCTCTTCGAGCTTTTCGTGCAGGCGGTCCAGGCGTACGTCTTCGTGCTCCTCGCCTGCTCGTACATTCAGGGCGCTCTCGCCGAGCACCACTGA
- a CDS encoding MraY family glycosyltransferase, with protein MREYLLTLCITAAVTYLLTGPVRKFAIVAGAMPEIRARDVHREPTPRLGGIAMFFGLCAGLLVADHLTNLHEVFSKSNEPRALLSGAALIWLIGVLDDKFEIDALIKLGGQMIAAGVMVMQGLTILWLPIPSVGNVALTQWQGTLLTVALVVITINAVNFVDGLDGLAAGMVCIASAAFFLYAYRIWVSYGIEAAAPATLFAVILMGMCLGFLPHNMHPARIFMGDSGSMLIGLVLAAGAISITGQMDPDAMNLFSGSERNTVHQMVPVYIPLLMPLTIIAIPAADLVLAIVRRTWRGQSPFAADRGHLHHRLLEVGHSHSRAVLIMYFWSALIGFGALSYSVNNASMWIVLSVVVLSAIGLVLLLLPRFTPRTPRWAERFVPPRYRRSRTAEAEATAPAASVPALAAEVGETAPDHRAPVRAGVSGVNGATAISARSRRLEQRKAGSSR; from the coding sequence GTGCGTGAATACCTGCTGACGCTCTGCATCACGGCCGCGGTGACGTATCTGCTGACAGGGCCGGTACGGAAGTTCGCGATCGTGGCCGGAGCGATGCCGGAGATCAGGGCCCGTGACGTGCACCGGGAGCCCACTCCGCGGCTCGGCGGGATCGCGATGTTCTTCGGGCTGTGCGCCGGACTGCTGGTCGCCGACCACCTCACCAACCTGCACGAGGTCTTCAGCAAGTCGAACGAGCCGAGGGCGCTGCTCTCCGGCGCCGCGCTGATCTGGCTGATCGGCGTTCTGGACGACAAGTTCGAGATCGACGCCCTGATCAAGCTCGGCGGGCAGATGATCGCCGCCGGCGTCATGGTCATGCAGGGTCTGACGATCCTTTGGCTGCCGATCCCGTCCGTGGGCAACGTCGCGCTGACCCAGTGGCAGGGCACCCTGCTGACGGTCGCGCTGGTCGTGATCACCATCAACGCGGTGAACTTCGTCGACGGCCTGGACGGCCTCGCGGCCGGCATGGTGTGCATCGCGTCGGCGGCGTTCTTCCTCTACGCCTACCGGATCTGGGTCTCGTACGGCATCGAGGCCGCCGCCCCGGCCACCCTGTTCGCCGTGATCCTGATGGGCATGTGCCTCGGCTTCCTGCCGCACAACATGCACCCCGCGCGGATCTTCATGGGGGACTCCGGGTCGATGCTCATCGGGCTGGTGCTGGCCGCCGGCGCGATCTCCATCACCGGACAGATGGACCCGGACGCGATGAACCTGTTCTCCGGGTCAGAGCGCAACACCGTGCACCAGATGGTGCCGGTGTACATCCCGCTGCTGATGCCGCTCACCATCATCGCGATCCCGGCCGCCGACCTGGTGCTGGCCATCGTGCGGCGCACCTGGCGCGGACAGTCGCCGTTCGCCGCCGACCGGGGGCATCTGCACCACCGGCTCCTGGAGGTCGGGCACTCGCACAGCAGGGCCGTCCTGATCATGTACTTCTGGTCGGCGCTCATCGGCTTCGGAGCCCTGTCCTACTCGGTCAACAACGCGTCCATGTGGATCGTCCTCAGCGTGGTGGTCCTGAGCGCGATCGGACTCGTCCTCCTGCTGCTGCCGCGCTTCACGCCGCGCACCCCGCGCTGGGCCGAGCGGTTCGTGCCGCCGCGCTACCGGCGCAGCCGGACGGCCGAGGCCGAGGCGACGGCCCCTGCCGCCTCGGTGCCCGCTCTGGCGGCCGAGGTCGGGGAGACGGCTCCGGACCACCGTGCTCCGGTGCGGGCCGGGGTCTCGGGAGTCAACGGGGCGACCGCGATCAGCGCCCGTTCGCGGCGTCTGGAGCAGCGCAAGGCGGGGTCGTCGCGCTGA
- the glyA gene encoding serine hydroxymethyltransferase, with protein MSVVHALESDAAVDVLRRQDPELAEVILGEAERQATTLQLIAAENFTSPAVLAALGSPLANKYAEGYPGARHHGGCEIVDVAERVAVRRARALFGAEHANVQSHSGSSAVLAAYAALLRPGDTVLALGLPYGGHLTHGSPANFSGRWFDFVPYGVDAESGLIDYEQVRALARTHRPKAIVCGSIAYPRHIDYAVFREIADEAGAYLIADAAHPIGLVAGGAAPSPVPYADVVCATTHKVLRGPRGGLLLCGAELAERVDRAVFPFTQGGAQMHTIAAKAVAFGEAATPAFTAYAHQVVANARVLAAGLAAEGPVVTTGGTDTHLITVDPAPLGVDGHTARGLLSAAGVVLDCCALPHGEGRGLRLGTAALTTQGMGEAEMARIAVLFASVLRGAAGSGGAREEVRELAGRFPPYPGR; from the coding sequence ATGTCGGTCGTACATGCCCTTGAGAGCGATGCCGCCGTCGATGTGCTGCGTCGGCAGGACCCCGAGCTTGCCGAGGTGATCCTCGGGGAAGCCGAGCGGCAGGCGACGACGTTGCAGCTGATCGCCGCCGAGAACTTCACCTCGCCCGCCGTGCTGGCCGCGCTCGGCTCGCCGCTCGCCAACAAGTACGCCGAGGGGTATCCGGGCGCCCGGCACCACGGCGGCTGCGAGATCGTCGACGTCGCCGAGCGCGTCGCCGTGCGGCGGGCCAGGGCCCTGTTCGGCGCCGAACACGCCAACGTCCAGTCCCACTCCGGGTCTTCGGCCGTGCTGGCCGCCTACGCCGCCCTGCTGCGCCCCGGTGACACCGTCCTCGCCCTCGGCCTGCCCTACGGCGGCCACCTGACCCACGGGTCGCCCGCCAACTTCTCCGGGCGCTGGTTCGACTTCGTCCCCTACGGGGTGGACGCGGAGAGCGGGCTCATCGACTACGAGCAGGTGCGCGCCCTCGCCCGTACGCATCGCCCCAAGGCGATCGTCTGCGGGTCGATCGCCTATCCCCGGCACATCGACTACGCCGTCTTCCGCGAGATCGCCGACGAGGCCGGCGCGTACCTCATCGCGGACGCCGCCCACCCCATCGGGCTCGTCGCCGGGGGAGCGGCGCCGAGTCCGGTGCCGTACGCCGATGTCGTCTGCGCGACCACGCACAAGGTGCTGCGCGGGCCGCGCGGTGGGCTGCTGCTGTGCGGCGCGGAGCTGGCAGAACGGGTCGACCGGGCGGTTTTCCCGTTCACGCAGGGGGGCGCGCAGATGCACACGATCGCCGCCAAGGCGGTCGCCTTCGGCGAGGCGGCGACCCCGGCCTTCACGGCGTACGCCCATCAGGTGGTCGCCAACGCACGGGTGCTGGCGGCGGGGCTGGCCGCCGAGGGACCTGTCGTCACCACGGGCGGGACCGACACGCATCTCATCACGGTCGATCCGGCACCCCTGGGCGTGGACGGACATACCGCGCGGGGGCTGCTTTCCGCCGCCGGAGTGGTTCTGGACTGCTGTGCGCTGCCCCACGGGGAGGGCCGTGGGCTGCGGCTAGGGACAGCGGCGCTGACCACACAGGGGATGGGGGAGGCCGAGATGGCGCGGATCGCGGTGCTGTTCGCGAGCGTGCTGCGTGGGGCTGCCGGGAGCGGTGGGGCGCGTGAAGAAGTGCGGGAGCTGGCCGGTAGATTTCCGCCGTATCCCGGGCGGTGA
- a CDS encoding arsenate reductase/protein-tyrosine-phosphatase family protein, with translation MTAPDAGRGIGTRQGVTGAQQWNGASRDAFRILHVSTGNVCRSPITERLTRHALADRLGDPLWGGLIVESAGTWGHEGAPMEANAEAVLAEFGADPSGFTGRELLDEHVIRADLVLTATRDHRAQVISMGHSAGLRTFTLKEFTRLVKAIDPATLPPLDDGMIERARALVRAAAALRGWLLAPTAEADEVYDPYGAPLTFFRSIGDEIQLALDPVVTALTGVPAKA, from the coding sequence TTGACAGCCCCTGACGCGGGGCGTGGCATAGGCACGCGTCAGGGGGTCACGGGGGCTCAGCAGTGGAACGGGGCCTCGCGGGACGCCTTCCGCATCCTCCATGTCAGCACCGGCAACGTATGCCGCTCACCGATCACCGAGCGGCTGACCCGTCATGCCCTGGCGGACCGGCTCGGCGACCCCCTGTGGGGCGGCCTGATCGTGGAGAGCGCCGGTACGTGGGGCCACGAGGGCGCGCCCATGGAGGCCAACGCGGAGGCGGTCCTCGCGGAGTTCGGCGCGGACCCCTCCGGCTTCACCGGGCGCGAACTGCTCGACGAGCACGTGATCCGGGCGGACCTGGTGCTGACGGCCACGCGGGACCACCGCGCGCAGGTCATCTCCATGGGGCACTCGGCGGGCCTGCGCACCTTCACGCTGAAGGAGTTCACGCGCCTGGTGAAGGCGATAGACCCGGCCACGCTGCCCCCGCTGGACGACGGCATGATCGAACGGGCGCGCGCCCTGGTCCGCGCCGCGGCGGCTCTACGCGGGTGGCTCCTGGCGCCCACGGCGGAGGCGGACGAGGTGTACGACCCGTACGGGGCGCCCCTGACGTTCTTCCGGTCGATCGGGGACGAGATACAGCTCGCGCTGGATCCGGTGGTGACCGCGCTGACCGGGGTGCCTGCGAAGGCATGA
- a CDS encoding L-threonylcarbamoyladenylate synthase — MARRYDTNDATDRTTGLREAASAVRRGELVVLPTDTVYGIGADAFSSEAVNDLLAAKGRGRGMPTPVLIGSPNTLHGLVTDFSEMAWELVDAFWPGALTLVAKHQPSLQWDLGDTRGTVAVRMPLHPVAIELLTEVGPMAVSSANLTGHPSPEDCDAAQEMLGDSVSVYLDGGPTPGIVPSSIVDVTGKVPVLLRAGALSAEELRKVVPDLEVAN; from the coding sequence ATGGCTCGGCGATACGACACCAACGACGCGACCGACCGCACGACCGGTCTGCGCGAGGCAGCGTCCGCCGTCCGCCGCGGCGAGCTGGTGGTCCTCCCGACCGACACGGTCTACGGCATCGGCGCCGACGCGTTCTCCTCCGAGGCCGTCAACGACCTGCTGGCGGCCAAGGGCCGTGGCCGTGGCATGCCCACGCCCGTCCTGATCGGTTCCCCGAACACCCTGCACGGCCTCGTCACGGACTTCTCCGAGATGGCCTGGGAACTCGTCGACGCCTTCTGGCCGGGCGCCCTCACGCTCGTCGCCAAGCACCAGCCGTCCCTCCAGTGGGACCTGGGCGACACCCGGGGCACGGTCGCCGTGCGCATGCCGCTGCACCCGGTGGCCATCGAGCTGCTGACCGAGGTCGGCCCCATGGCGGTCTCCTCCGCCAACCTGACCGGCCACCCGTCCCCCGAGGACTGCGACGCCGCCCAGGAGATGCTCGGCGACTCCGTCTCCGTCTACCTGGACGGCGGCCCCACGCCCGGCATCGTCCCCTCGTCGATCGTCGACGTCACGGGCAAGGTTCCGGTCCTGCTCCGTGCGGGCGCGCTGTCGGCCGAGGAGCTGCGCAAGGTGGTCCCCGACCTCGAGGTGGCGAATTGA
- the prmC gene encoding peptide chain release factor N(5)-glutamine methyltransferase, protein MLLAEVAQATQRLADAGVPSPRNDAEELAAFVHGVKRGTLHTVKDIDFDARYWEVIARREAREPLQHITGRAFFRYLELQVGPGVFVPRPETESVVGWAIDAVRAMDVVEPLIVDLCTGSGAIALALAQEVPRSRVHAVELSEDALAWTRKNMEGSRVDLRQGNALDAFPDLDGQVDLVISNPPYIPLTEWEYVAPEARDHDPELALFSGEDGLDLIRGLERTAHRLLRPGGVVVVEHADTQGGQVPWIFTEERGWADAADHPDLNNRPRFATARRATP, encoded by the coding sequence TTGCTGCTCGCGGAGGTGGCCCAGGCCACCCAGCGGCTCGCCGACGCGGGCGTGCCCTCGCCGCGCAACGACGCGGAGGAGCTCGCCGCGTTCGTGCACGGCGTGAAGCGGGGCACGCTGCACACCGTCAAGGACATCGACTTCGACGCCCGCTACTGGGAGGTCATCGCCCGCCGCGAGGCCCGCGAACCGCTCCAGCACATCACCGGGCGCGCCTTCTTCCGCTACCTGGAACTCCAGGTCGGGCCAGGCGTGTTCGTGCCGCGTCCCGAGACCGAGTCGGTCGTCGGCTGGGCCATAGACGCCGTCCGCGCGATGGACGTCGTCGAGCCCCTGATCGTCGACCTGTGCACCGGATCCGGCGCCATCGCGCTGGCCCTCGCCCAGGAGGTCCCGCGCTCCCGGGTGCACGCCGTGGAGCTGTCCGAGGACGCCCTGGCGTGGACCCGCAAGAACATGGAGGGGTCCAGGGTCGACCTGCGTCAGGGCAACGCCCTGGACGCCTTCCCGGACCTCGACGGCCAGGTCGACCTGGTCATCTCCAACCCGCCGTACATCCCGCTCACGGAGTGGGAGTACGTCGCCCCCGAGGCCCGGGACCACGATCCCGAACTCGCCCTGTTCTCGGGCGAGGACGGTCTCGACCTCATCCGGGGTCTGGAACGCACCGCCCACCGGCTGCTGCGTCCCGGCGGCGTCGTCGTCGTCGAGCACGCGGACACCCAGGGCGGCCAGGTGCCGTGGATCTTCACCGAGGAACGCGGCTGGGCCGACGCGGCCGACCACCCGGACCTCAACAACCGCCCGCGCTTCGCGACCGCCCGCAGGGCCACGCCGTGA
- the prfA gene encoding peptide chain release factor 1 — translation MFEAVEDLLTEHADLEKKLADPSVHADQANARKLNKRYAELTPIVGTYRSWKQTGEDVGTAKEYALDDPDFAAEVKELEKLREELTEKLRLLLVPRDPNDDKDVILEVKAGAGGDESALFAGDLLRMYLRYAERVGWKTEIIDATESELGGYKDVQVAVKTKGGQGATEPGQGVWARLKYEGGVHRVQRVPATESQGRIHTSAAGVLVTPEAEEVDVEINPNDLRIDVYRSSGPGGQSVNTTDSAVRITHVPTGVVASCQNEKSQLQNKEQAMRILRSRLLAAAVEEAEKEAADARRSQVRTVDRSEKIRTYNFPENRLSDHRVGFKSYNLDQVLDGDLDAVIQACVDADSAAKLAAA, via the coding sequence ATGTTCGAGGCCGTCGAGGATCTGCTCACCGAGCACGCCGACCTGGAGAAGAAGCTCGCCGACCCGTCGGTGCACGCCGACCAGGCCAACGCGCGCAAGCTCAACAAGCGCTACGCCGAGCTGACCCCGATCGTCGGGACGTACCGCTCCTGGAAGCAGACCGGGGAGGACGTCGGCACGGCGAAGGAGTACGCCCTCGACGACCCCGACTTCGCCGCCGAGGTCAAGGAACTGGAGAAGCTGCGCGAGGAGCTCACCGAGAAGCTGCGCCTGCTGCTCGTTCCGCGTGACCCCAACGACGACAAGGACGTCATCCTGGAGGTCAAGGCCGGCGCCGGCGGCGACGAGTCCGCCCTGTTCGCCGGGGACCTCCTGCGCATGTACCTCCGGTACGCCGAGCGCGTCGGGTGGAAGACCGAGATCATCGACGCCACCGAGTCCGAGCTGGGCGGCTACAAGGACGTCCAGGTCGCCGTGAAGACCAAGGGCGGCCAGGGTGCCACCGAGCCCGGCCAGGGCGTCTGGGCCCGTCTGAAGTACGAGGGCGGGGTGCACCGCGTCCAGCGCGTGCCCGCGACCGAGTCCCAGGGCCGTATCCACACCTCCGCGGCCGGTGTCCTGGTCACCCCCGAGGCGGAGGAGGTCGACGTGGAGATCAACCCGAACGACCTCCGCATCGACGTGTACCGCTCCTCGGGGCCCGGCGGCCAGTCCGTCAACACGACCGACTCTGCGGTGCGCATCACGCACGTTCCGACCGGAGTCGTCGCCTCCTGCCAGAACGAGAAGAGCCAGCTGCAGAACAAGGAGCAGGCGATGCGTATCCTGCGCTCCAGGCTCCTCGCGGCAGCCGTGGAGGAAGCGGAGAAGGAGGCCGCCGACGCCCGCCGCAGCCAGGTCCGCACCGTCGACCGCTCCGAGAAGATCCGTACGTACAACTTCCCGGAGAATCGCCTCTCGGACCACCGTGTCGGCTTCAAGTCCTACAACCTCGACCAGGTACTGGACGGCGACCTCGACGCGGTCATCCAGGCGTGTGTCGACGCGGACTCCGCAGCGAAGCTCGCGGCGGCGTAA
- the rpmE gene encoding 50S ribosomal protein L31, whose translation MKREVHPEYVETQVSCTCGASFTTRSTITSGNIRAEVCSECHPFYTGKQKILDTGGRVARFEARFGKAAAGSKK comes from the coding sequence TTGAAGCGCGAAGTCCACCCCGAGTACGTCGAGACGCAGGTCAGCTGCACCTGTGGCGCGTCGTTCACCACCCGCAGCACGATCACGAGCGGCAACATCCGCGCCGAGGTCTGCTCCGAGTGCCACCCGTTCTACACGGGCAAGCAGAAGATCCTCGACACCGGTGGCCGCGTGGCCCGCTTCGAGGCCCGCTTCGGCAAGGCCGCTGCCGGCTCCAAGAAGTAG
- a CDS encoding LCP family protein, producing MSAESNPLDPAKRRSRRKPRGKHSRALLITAWVAAAIVVLGGTGLGYVYFKLNGNIKSVDINQVLGTDRPADVDNGSEDILVLGSDTRSGANKKLGGGTDDGSARSDTAMIVHVYEGHKKASVVSIPRDTLVDRPECTDVKGVTHDAASGVMFNSAYSTGGAACAVKTVESLSGIRMDHYVEVDFTGFQKLVDELGGVKVTTTKDIEDSDSHLNLKAGTHKLNGRQALGLVRTRHGVGDGSDLGRIQLQQAFIKALVDQIKHVGVLTNPKKLFDLADTATKAVTTDSDLGSVRTLTSFATGLKSISSAHMTMITMPVEYDPANPNRVMVDKTKARLVWNALKADRPVPAAATKGTAKGDAAGVVS from the coding sequence ATGTCCGCCGAGAGCAATCCGCTTGATCCAGCGAAGCGACGCAGCCGCCGCAAGCCCCGTGGCAAGCACTCCAGGGCGCTCCTGATCACCGCATGGGTCGCCGCGGCCATCGTCGTGCTCGGCGGCACCGGCCTCGGTTACGTGTACTTCAAGCTCAACGGCAACATCAAGAGCGTCGACATCAACCAGGTCCTCGGCACCGACCGCCCCGCCGACGTCGACAACGGCTCCGAGGACATCCTGGTCCTGGGCTCAGACACCCGCTCCGGCGCCAACAAGAAGCTCGGCGGCGGCACGGACGACGGCAGCGCCCGCTCGGACACCGCGATGATCGTCCACGTCTACGAGGGTCACAAGAAGGCCAGTGTGGTCTCCATACCCCGGGACACCCTCGTCGACCGTCCCGAGTGCACGGACGTCAAGGGCGTCACGCACGACGCGGCCTCCGGCGTGATGTTCAACTCCGCGTACTCCACGGGGGGCGCCGCCTGCGCGGTGAAGACCGTCGAGTCGCTCTCCGGGATCCGCATGGACCACTACGTCGAGGTCGACTTCACCGGCTTCCAGAAGCTCGTCGACGAGCTGGGCGGCGTCAAGGTGACCACGACGAAGGACATCGAGGACTCCGACAGCCACCTGAACCTCAAGGCCGGCACGCACAAGCTGAACGGCCGGCAGGCCCTCGGGCTGGTCCGCACCCGTCACGGCGTCGGCGACGGCTCCGACCTGGGCCGCATCCAGCTCCAGCAGGCGTTCATCAAGGCCCTCGTCGACCAGATCAAGCATGTGGGCGTCCTGACGAACCCCAAGAAGCTCTTCGACCTGGCGGACACCGCCACCAAGGCCGTCACGACCGACTCCGACCTGGGCTCCGTACGCACCCTCACCTCCTTCGCGACGGGCCTCAAGAGCATCAGCTCCGCCCACATGACCATGATCACCATGCCGGTCGAATACGACCCGGCCAACCCCAACAGGGTCATGGTCGACAAGACCAAGGCACGGCTGGTCTGGAACGCCCTGAAGGCCGACCGCCCCGTCCCGGCAGCCGCCACCAAGGGCACGGCAAAGGGCGACGCGGCAGGCGTGGTGAGCTGA
- a CDS encoding trypsin-like serine protease: MRIAVPAVAVGLAAAVTGALMMSSANAATALPRPTADLSRSTTSSTELEKRVADAATSDDTLASKKTTFTAGTVAGTKDAKIIGGSTTTISSAPYMAQLWYADDKGTTATGDDVDFFCGGAVIAPTKILTAAHCVKGYNWKANGAVITGTTTLPDADGNTDGTVSGVWRQWNNPSYSSVTFDNDIAVLTLAYPVKAAPIRMTTSGDTTSYKALTNAKVYGWGRTSSTTQDISATLKTATLPIQSDATCTGAYGSDYVKGHMVCAGKPATGSDTGTTTTCNGDSGGPLVVAGKVVGVVSWGVTDCVEKGAYSVFSKVTSYVGAVYPRVEDANLSGDQMADLWLRRASTKVAYEKDSKGTSFGASEPWGNWDGVNVVLQTDLNRDDYQDLVIRDSASGAVYWMHYVPTSDGSGGAWDTKQIFANWKSRTRIITPGDVTGDYKPDVLSVDSAGVLWIYPGNGNGTFGAPSKVSSGWNQYNSIVGHGDFNGDGKADLLARTKTGGVGYLLKGNGKTGSQAFVPRVKVRTWSGFNTLVTPGDVTGDGKADFLARTPAGTMYLYPGTGKGTSEIFGTPKSVGTDYKQWDIIS, translated from the coding sequence GTGCGGATCGCCGTTCCTGCGGTCGCCGTCGGCCTCGCCGCCGCGGTCACCGGTGCGCTGATGATGTCGTCCGCGAACGCCGCCACGGCCCTGCCGCGGCCCACCGCCGACCTCAGTCGCAGCACGACCAGCAGCACCGAGCTGGAGAAGCGCGTCGCGGACGCGGCCACCAGTGACGACACCCTGGCTTCCAAGAAGACGACGTTCACCGCGGGCACCGTCGCGGGCACCAAGGACGCCAAGATCATCGGTGGTTCGACGACCACCATCTCGTCGGCGCCGTACATGGCCCAGCTCTGGTACGCCGACGACAAGGGCACGACCGCGACCGGCGACGACGTCGACTTCTTCTGCGGCGGCGCCGTCATCGCGCCGACGAAGATCCTCACCGCCGCGCACTGCGTCAAGGGCTACAACTGGAAGGCCAACGGCGCCGTCATCACCGGCACCACCACGCTTCCGGACGCCGACGGAAACACGGACGGCACCGTCTCGGGCGTCTGGCGCCAGTGGAACAACCCGTCGTACAGCTCGGTGACGTTCGACAACGACATCGCCGTCCTGACGCTCGCGTATCCCGTCAAGGCCGCGCCGATCCGGATGACGACGTCCGGTGACACCACGTCCTACAAGGCGCTCACCAACGCCAAGGTCTACGGCTGGGGGCGCACCAGCTCCACCACCCAGGACATCTCCGCGACCCTCAAGACGGCCACGCTGCCCATCCAGTCCGACGCCACCTGCACGGGCGCGTACGGCAGCGACTACGTCAAGGGCCACATGGTCTGCGCGGGCAAGCCCGCCACCGGCAGCGACACCGGTACCACCACGACCTGCAACGGCGACTCCGGCGGGCCGCTCGTGGTCGCCGGCAAGGTCGTCGGCGTCGTCTCGTGGGGTGTGACGGACTGCGTGGAGAAGGGCGCCTACAGCGTCTTCTCGAAGGTCACCTCGTACGTCGGCGCCGTGTACCCGCGGGTCGAGGACGCGAACCTCAGCGGTGACCAGATGGCCGACCTGTGGCTGCGCCGCGCTTCCACGAAGGTCGCCTACGAGAAGGACTCCAAGGGCACCAGCTTCGGCGCCAGCGAGCCCTGGGGCAACTGGGACGGCGTCAACGTCGTCCTGCAGACCGACCTGAACCGGGACGACTACCAGGACCTGGTGATCCGTGACAGCGCCTCTGGCGCCGTCTACTGGATGCACTACGTGCCCACGTCCGACGGCAGCGGCGGCGCCTGGGACACGAAGCAGATCTTCGCCAACTGGAAGAGCCGCACCCGGATCATCACCCCCGGCGACGTCACCGGCGACTACAAGCCCGACGTCCTCTCGGTCGACTCCGCGGGTGTCCTGTGGATCTACCCGGGCAACGGCAACGGCACCTTCGGGGCGCCGTCGAAGGTCTCCAGCGGCTGGAACCAGTACAACTCGATCGTCGGCCACGGCGACTTCAACGGCGACGGCAAGGCCGACCTGCTCGCCCGCACCAAGACCGGCGGCGTCGGCTACCTCCTCAAGGGCAACGGCAAGACCGGCTCCCAGGCCTTCGTCCCCCGGGTCAAGGTGCGCACCTGGAGCGGCTTCAACACCCTCGTCACGCCGGGCGACGTGACCGGCGACGGAAAGGCCGACTTCCTGGCCCGTACGCCCGCCGGGACGATGTACCTCTACCCGGGCACCGGCAAGGGTACGAGCGAGATCTTCGGCACACCGAAGTCCGTCGGAACCGACTACAAGCAGTGGGACATCATCAGCTGA